DNA sequence from the Anguilla anguilla isolate fAngAng1 chromosome 4, fAngAng1.pri, whole genome shotgun sequence genome:
GGCAATTCTAGCTGAATGGGTAAGAATGAGTGCTGCAGtagatacatttattttaaaaaaataaaataaaataattaaatacaatacaaacttgACCCAATTTCTACAAACTGTTTATTTCTGCAGTGTTTACACTTTTGGATGACAGTACTCTCAAAGGTCCAGTGAAAATGAAGAAAGCTGAATTTGTCAGCGTTCTGAGACCAGACACAGAAGAAATCTTCAGCTCACCCACACTCAGCACACCGCTACTCTACGAGCGAACCTTGCCCTTCGTTCTACTGCACGCCACCGGCGACAGACGTCTTCAGCTAAGACAAACACGTGGACTGCAGGGAAGGGGACACTGCGTTGCCCGCTTGTTAATGAGAAAGTCCCAGCGAGAGGCGACTGAGAGGGTGAAATGGCGGGGCACGCCAGCGCGTGCATCGTCTCGGTTCAGCGCACGGTTCACACGCGAAGCGTCTTCAGGCCTGacagagggctgctgggagACGCAGGGCTACATGCTGGAGACCAACAGACCTCCAGCTCCGTTTTTCAGATGAGAAGCTGCTCACAGACCTGACTTGtatctcgctctctcgctcgctcacctcactcagtcacacacactcagtcacgcattcactcaatcacacacacacacacacacacacactcaagtcactcacactctctctcacacacacacacacactcagtcacgcattcactcactcactcacacattcactcactcaatctCTCACCTTTAGCAGGCCGAAGActctccacaagggggagcaaTTAGCACTCAAGCAGCTGAAGTTAGTGAGATGCCTCGCGTCAATGACACCGCATGTCCTCGCTACCCTGCCAAGGTAAGAATCCAGCAGCAACGCTTGTGAATGTGCCCCAACAGAGAAGCCCTAAATTTGCTTCAACGGCAGGACCTCTCTGTGACATGAAAGAAGTGCCAGTGGCCAGTGGCAGACTCTGGTTTGGGGATGTGTGGAGCGTACGACACACTCAGTGATACACCTCAGGACCatgatgagtagaatcaggttcTGGCGAATCGCTGTAGCGTGTTTTCCAGATCCGTCCGCCCGCACGTGGCGTCAAACTGCCCTCCACCATTTCAGAAGCAGCTCAcgacacctgtcacctgtcccAGGGCCACACAGCAGCACCCTCTGGTGGAAGAAGGTGGCTATTACTCTGATCAGTGCCCTCTGGTGGAGGAAGGTGGGTATTACTCTGAGcagcgccctctggtggaaGAAGGTGGCTATTACTCTGAGCAGCGCCATCTGGTGGAGGAAGGTGGGTATTACTCTGAGcagcgccctctggtggagGAAGGTGGGTATTACTCTGAGGGCTCCAGAGATCGTGGGCTGCTCTTCAGCACCTGCAGAGAGGGGTTCCCCCTGTCCGCGTGGGGgtacgaggaggaggaggaaggcatCTGCAGGTGCAGGAAGGCAGGGTCCGGGGGGAGCTCTGTGTCCAGGGGCAGGccgtcgggggaggggggtccagCGGACGACGGGAACGGGGAGGACAGGCCGAACTGCGCCTGGAACAGAATGTTCTGGATCTGCAGCTTGGCGTACTGCTTGGCGCGCAGGTCCCCCACCAGCCGCAGCTCATTGGCCACGTGCCTGCCGAACACGTCGTCCACGTCCTCCcgaggcgggggtggggcgggggccggggccgtgggagggggcggggcggcgggggccaggggggcggggacgaGGGAGGCGGTCGCCGCGGTGGTCTTGTAGGCCCGCACGGCCTCGCGCAGAAGCAGGTCCTCCCTGTGGCGCTTCGCACcgcagaggggcggggtctcCACGGCCCGCCTCCGGGCCACCCGAACCTCCGGGAAAGAGCTCAGGCTCCATCTcaggccgggggcggggccgggggcggggaggggcggaggaggaggagtgggtggggcagggctgATCACCACAGGGCTTAGGGCCTCCGTttgctccacctctccctccagctccacctccacctcaccgttctcctccctcagctcctgcagcatgagtgtgtgtgtgtgtgtgtgtgtaggagagggtgtgtgtgattatgtatgtgcaggagagagtgagagtgtgtgtataggagtgtgtgattgtgtatgtgcgtgagagagatGGAATGAGAGAAAAAGACTGCGGTTATGATTTCATTCATATTACAGCTTTAAAATTCCTTTTCTCACAGCCagttattatcatcatcattattatggtgatggtgatgacgatgatgaggagctcacctgtgtgtgggacTTGCGGGGCACCACATGCGGGCTGAGGAAGTGGTCCATGAAGTGGAAGTAGGGCCACTGCGAGCGGTAGACCTCCCCGCCCCCGGCGGCCGCCGCGCGGACGCGCGAGCGCTTCACCTTGGCCAGCTCCTTGCTGTAGTACGTGCGCAGGTTCATCAGCTTCTTGTTCACCTCGTGCACTGCGGACGGAAGGACGGACCGAGCGAGCAAGCGTCAGGCAGACGGACCGGTGACCTTTCAGCCGAAAATAAACCCAATCTTAAATCTTGACTTCCCCATCAGGCCTGAGCCAAATGACTTAAACCCTTTAGCTGGttagcagtaaaataaataaataaaaaccagggTAAACAAGGCATGCAGGAAAAATAtgggattatttttattcaatgtaaggtaacagacacacatacgcagcgCTTCTGCGTTTTTCTACATAGCTGGCATCTACTTACACGAACCGAAGCAGTTCTGATTAAGCACCTTGCGCAAGGATACAACAGTGTGTCCCatccgggaatcaaacctgcaacctttaagTTACGAGCCCACTTCCCGACACATTATGCTATATGAATTATGCCACATTGTGGCGCAGCTGGGcatgctagctaatgttagctgtcCGGCTATGCATTGACATATGTACCGCTAAAGTAAAGTAACAAGCGATAGAGGTggtaataatttaaaacatgcTGCGCTGGTTGTCGCGGTTCTGTCCGCGTGCAAACTGAGCTAGAGACACGGCAGTGCGGTGATGTTTACGTTTGCGGCGGCAATTCCCACACTCACCGGGCGCGGCGAGCTTCGCGCTCAGGCGGACGAGCGCGGCCTGTCTCATCGCCTTGTTGTGGTAGTCCCGGTTGCTGATGTTCCACAGCACGTCCTCGATCTTGTACAGGTCGATCAGCTCCAGAACCCGCAGCCGGTTCCAGGGAAACTCCATCTGCACGCCCTGCTCCATGAAAGCCGCCATAGCTTGTCCGTCACGTGACAATCGCCGCGGTCCGTCACGTGACCGCCACTTTCTTTCCGGCCGCATTGTCGACTGTGGGAAAATTAACCTACAGTACCCAAGCGCCTTTGCGGTTCTTAGCTCTCGAAACGTGCCTCGAGTTGTTTGAGTAAGGCGTCGTTAGTGTTGCACATCCGGAAGGACAGTATCGTTTATAAAGAGAAAGATCCTGggctttgtgctttttttgtatgCGTGAAGGGTAAGTTAGAACAAGCTTTTTTTGCGGTTTTGTAATAATTAACATTAACTGTTAATTGTGGAGCTGGGGCAGTGTCAGTTGACATGACGATGGCTATTGCTAACAATAGTTCGCTGTTGAAGTTGGCTTGCAAGCTGCGGTCAGTGGTGCCATGACTGGCAAGTCAAAACCGTGTTACTTTATTTGCACTTTATTTGTACTTTAGCTGTTAGCTAACTAGCATGTTTGCTTGATGGTTTAACCGATCAACAGGTCGAGCCGTGTTAGCCAGTTAAATTTGTCAGGACAAATGCTATCAGTATTTAAATGACAATGAAATAGCAACACTATGTATTAACTTGGACCGTGGATAACCCTAAACAGGATGGTTAAGATTTAGTGCTGAATCAGACTCTGTCCAGGATTCAGTTTCGGTAGTTTTGTAATACACCTGTAATTTTTTGCGCTGACGAATTTAATTACGTTCATGCGGATTTACTTTCCCATAAAATTAGGACACCATTtacttgctttttattttcagttggcTTAGGGctgttttatccatttttttattaacatttatttgtctCAGTGACAGATGAACAAATCTGTCTCCAGTACGAGTTTTGTGAACGGATGAATATGTCAAAAGTGCGCAAATGTTTTTCGCATTGCTGGCTTTCCTTGTAATGATAAATATACTTGTCGGTCGGAATGAATGGCCCCCCCATTCTGTACCAACTCCAGTCTCACCCCCTTCCCTATGTAGCCCCGCCCTCTTGTTGATGTAGCCCCGCCGCTCCTCCGCACCCATTCCTCTCCAAAACTGAAACCTGTCCCGCGTCTCTTCCCCCCCGCCAGGTGCAGATGGAatcgggggcggggccgatgCGGGTGCTGGTGACGGGCGGGACCGGCCTGGTGGGCCGGGCGATCGAGCGCGTGGTGAGCGAGGAGGGCGGGGCGCGGGACGGCGAGCGGTGGACGTTCCTCTCCTCGCGGGACGCCGACCTGACGTGAGTgtgccagcagggcggcgctgcAGCGCTCAcacaggcctgggggggggcgggggcggggggggttgcggGTTTGACTCCCAGCGAAAGATGGCACGTGACCGATGACCCAGTTTTTCAGgctttttgtaatttaaaaaaaacattttttgacacAGAGATGCGGCGGAGACGCGGGCCGTGTTCGAGAAGCACCGCCCCACCCACGTGATCCACCTGGCGGCCATGGTGGGGGGGCTGTTCCGGAACATGCGCCAGAACCTGGACTTCTGGGTAAGAGGTTGTGGCCGCTGGGATGCAGTTTATCCACTTTCTTTACTCATTTCTATTAGTTTCACATTGCATGTGTGCCTTACATGCTGTAACTTGCAAATTGACCTgaccgtgtctgtctgtctgtatgtctgcctgtctgcctgcctgcctgcctgcctgcctgtctgtctgtctgtctgtctgctcagagGAACAACGTTCACATCAATGACAACGTGCTGCAGACGGCTCACGAGATGGGCGTGGTCAAGGTGGTGTCCTGCCTGTCCACCTGCATCTTCCCCGACAAGACCACCTACCCAATCGATGAGAGCATGGTGAGGAAAGAGGCGGAGCTTGAAGAGGCAGGCTGTGATGCCGATGATGATGTcatgaagggggcggggttagtgGTGGGGTTTCTGGGGCGCTGACTCtgaaaggggcggagcttcaCTGACTGTCCGTCCCACTGTCTGGTTGTTCCTGTAGATCCACAATGGCCCCCCTCACCAATCCAACTTCGGGTACTCCTACGCCAAGAGGATGATCGACGTGCAGAACAGGTACTGCTGCTGGTGGaagtataaataataaaagttaaACTTTCAGGAGCTTTCTTTATCATTTagctaactgtgtgtgtgtgtttgcgtgtgcgtgtgcctgtgtgtgcatgcatgtgtttgtgtgcttgtgtgtatgtgtgtgcgtgtgtgtgtggtgtgtgtgtgtgtatgtgtgtgtgtgtgtgtgtgtgtgtgtgtgtgtggtgtgtgtgtgtgtatgtatacgtgtatgtgtgtgtggggtaaagGGGGTATTTTCAGCAGTATGGCCGTCGGTTCACGGCTGTAATTCCCACCAATGTGTTTGGTCCCCATGACAACTTCAACATCGCTGACGGGCACGTGCTTCCTGGACTCATACACAAGGCCTACATCGCACAAAgtgagtaacacacacacacacaaacaaacgcatgcacacacacacaaacacacgcccacacacacacacacacacacacatatatgcgtgtgtacaaacacacaaacagtcctTGACCCTCTCTGTTTGTCCCTATCAGAGCAGGGGTCCCCTCTGCAGGTCTGGGGGTCTGGCACCCCAAGAAGGCAGTTCATCTACTCTCTGGTGAGTGTGtctcactgctgccccctgcctGACAGCACTGGAAAagcagctcctgctgcagtCAGGTCTTGGTTGCACACTCACTGTCTCTGGTGAGATATGCATTGTATCTAATTAAGTATCTCAAAACTGGTGACCGATTCAGGCCCGAAAAGCCAAGCTGGAGTGAGCAATCGGCCGCTCTGTGCTGGGAGTCAGTGAAGCAGTGCTGTTCTCCAGAACCAGAGTCCCACGGTCTTTTGACATGGCTCAAGTGGTTGTagtttttgtcaaaatgttgGTGTGTAGAAGGGAGAATtacagtgtaagtgtgtaatttgtgtgtctttcgcctgtgtgtgtgtcttgtcaGGACCTGGCTCGTCTGTTCCTCTGGGTGCTCAGAGAATACGATGAGATCGACCCTATAATACtgtcaggtgagtgtgtgacatcttaatgtgtgtgtgtgtgtgtgtgtgtgtgtgtgtgtgtgtccctgactctgctgctctgttacTCAGTGGGGGAAGAGGATGAGGTCTCTATAAAGGAAGCTGCGGAGTGTGTCGTCGACGCTCTCGGTTTCAAAGGCCAGATTGTTGTATCCTTTCAAAAGtggaacacgcacacacacgcacacacacacacacacacacacacacacatacaccgcacacacgcacacacacacacacacacacacacacacacactcacacacacacacatacaccgcacacacacacacacacacactcacacacacacacacacacacacacactcacacacacacacacacacacacacacacacacacacacacacacacacacacaccgcacacacacacacacacacacacacacacacacacacacacacatacacactcacacacacacacacacacacacacacacacacacacacacacacacactcacacacacacacacacacacactctcctgagTTCTCCTGCCCTTAATCTCTGGTGTCAGTTTGACAGCAGCAAAGCGGACGGGCAGTTTAAGAAGACGGCCAGCAACGGCAAACTGCGCCGCTACCTCCCCGAGTTCCCCTTCACGCCCTTCTCCCAAGGTCAGAGCTCCCCGAGTTCCCCTTCACGCCCTTCTCCCAAGGTCAGAGCTCCCCGAGTTCCCCTTCACGCCCTTCTCCCAAGGTCAGAGCTCCCCGAGTTCCCCTTCACGCCCTTCTCCCAAGGTCAGAGCTCCCCGAGTTCCCCTTCACGCCCTTCTCCCAAGGTCAGAGCTCCCCGAGTTCCCCTTCACGCCCTTCTCCCAAGGTCAGAGCTCCCCGAGTTCCCCTTCACGCCCTTCTCCCAAGGTCAGAGCTCCCCGAGTTCCCCTTCACGCCCTTCTCCCAAGGTCAGAGCTCCCCGAGTTCCCCTTCACGCCCTTCTCCCAAGGTCAGAGCTCCCCGAGTTCCCCTTCACGCCCTTCTCCCAAGGTCAGAGCTCCCCGAGTTCCCCTTCACGCCCTTCTCCCAAGGTCAGAGCTCCCCGAGTTCCCCTTCACGCCCTTCTCCCAAGGTCAGAGCTCCCCGAGTTCCCCTTCACACCCTTCTCCCAAGGTCAGAGCTCCCCGAGTTCCCCTTCACGCCCTTCTCCCAAGGTCAGAGCTCCCCGAGTTCCCCTTCACGCCCTTCTCCCAAGGTCAGAGCTCCCCGAGTTCCCCTTCACGCCCTTCTCCCAAGGTCAGAGCTCCCCGAGTTCCCCTTCACGCCCTTCTCCCAAGGTCAGAGCTCCCCGAGTTCCCCTTCACACCCTTCTCCCAAGGTCAGAGCTCCCCGAGTTCCCCTTCACGCCCTTCTCCCAAGGTCAGAGCTCCCCGAGTTCCCCTTCACGCCCTTCTCCCAAGGTCAGAGCTCCCCGAGTTCCCCTTCACGCCCTTCTCCCAAGGTCAGAGCTCCCCGAGTTCCCCTTCACGCCCTTCTCCCAAGGTCAGAGCTCCCCGAGTTCCCCTTCACGCCCTTCTCCCAAGGTCAGAGCTCCCCGAGTTCCCCTTCACGCCCTTCTCCCAAGGTCAGAGCTCCCCGAGTTCCCCTTCACACCCTTCTCCCAAGGTCAGAGCTCCCCGAGTTCCCCTTCACGCCCTTCTCCCAAGGTCAGAGCTCCCCGAGTTCCCCTTCACGCCCTTCTCCCAAGGTCAGAGCTCCCCGAGTTCCCCTTCACGCCCTTCTCCCAAGGTCAGAgcgccggggcggggcggagcagggtggggtggggcggggcggggcggggtaaCCCCGAGTTCACCTTCACGCCCTTCTCCCAAGGTCAGAGCTCCAGGGCGCattggggcggggcagggtgggacGGGGCAGGGTGGGATACAGTgtagagggggtggggcagaatGTAGCAGGGCCCTGCAGAGCAGAGTATTGGGGGCGGGGCATAGTGTATTGGGGGTGGGGCATAGTTtagtgggggcggggcatagtGTATTGGGGCGGGGCAGAGTGTAGTGGGGGTAGGGCATAGTgtagtgggggcggggcagagtgTATTGGGCGGGGCATAGTTtagtgggggcggggcggagtgtagtgggggcggggcggagtgtagtgggggcggggcagagtgtagtgggggcggggcagagtgTATTGGGGCGGGGCAGAGTGTAGTGGGGGTGGAGAACACATGAAGAGGCCCAGCACTCCTTTACTACTCACTACTTAAAACAGTCCTGACCACTGCACTGCAAATAAACCTGCAGAAATCCTCACccgtctcccccctcccaccccgacCCCTCCCATTCCAGCTGTCAAGGAGACCTGCGATTGGTTTGTCGCCAACTATGACACGGCCCGCAAGTGAAGGTCCTGTCGCCCGATTGGACGGCGTCGGTGGGTTAGGAGGACGGAGGCGGGACTCTCCAgtaccacagaagaagagcgaAGGACAGAATGTGACCAACGGAATGGAGGTTCGGGAAACGCGGAATGAAGCGCCTGCGAGCGGAAACCATCGTGCGAGACCAGGGATGTCCAGCTCAAGCTTTGGTGGCTCACTCCAATCGCTTGTTTTACCTCCTTgcgtcctttccttgcttccttacCTCCACCCAAACggaggacgcaaggaaaggacgCGAGGACGGATGAATTGAAGAAACGTGCCCTAGGCAAACGGTCAGTCGAGCGTCGGTTTGGAGCCACGTCAGTtacagatggagagaggtgtATCCGCAGGTTCAAACAATTATACGTCTCTCGGTCCGAAAGAAATACTTCCACAAAGGAGGTTTCCTTCCTCAAGCATCTTTGGgagcctctccctccctcaaggagcatttaacgggTTATAAGGTCCTTATAGATGGACCTCAATCGATTGCCAGGTCAATCAAGGACCAAGGAGATGAGGTcggataaaataagcaattggaatgaGCCCCTAGAGGGACTCAGATACCCACAGGTGTCCATCAACAGCTCATATAGGCTTTGGAAACAAGCTTTGTGGACTTTATTAAACTTGAATGAAGCACTTTAGTGCTGAAATACGCTGGTCCTCCAGCACTGGAGTCTGACCCCCGTGGTCGGTGGTTTGAAAAGACCTGCGAAGCTCTCGGTAATtaagcggccattttggctcctctGTCATCCTGGCGTTCCATGTTGGCTCCAATCCATCCCCACCTTTGACACTAAACTGACAATCTTCACACTGTGCACATTCAGAATGTGTTACTGCTTCAGGGATAATGGGTGtgctaaatgcatttttttaattttttatttgtgctttcaGTCAAAATCGGTGTAATGTTCCTAGGGGTGTTGATTAATAGTATTGTAAAGTAGGAGTAAAGATTCTAGTAATGTGCttgctttgtgtatgtgtgtttttctgtggggGCACAGGATGAATGAAGTGAGCACACCTTCGGTTTTACCTCAGAAACTTACCCAGCTTGCCCAGTTCTAACCAGCTTTAGGACCACATTCAcccattttcacacacacacacacgtcacaatATAACACCACATGCAGCAACTGCTTGGATTCTGCTCATGCTCTTTCTGGgactatattacatttttattttagcagatgcttttctCTGGAGCAACTTCCACAACTTAatgcaaaattttttttttttaatttttttttttttttaatttttattataaacACATTATCCAGCATTTAAGTTCAGCTAAAAtagcattttctcttttctgataATCTGGAGTAACGGACAGAATACAATTCAaggtaaaataatttattacaatGAATACGAGTAAAAATGcgcaatataaaaacaatagcACGGCCCTTAGGTAGGTAAAAACATTTGTGGCAGAAATCTCACAAAACACATCGCTACatactgaacacaaacaaacaaatataaatctATCCTTGCACTTATATTTCTGTCAGAAGTTAAAGAATCTGTAACAGACAAACTGAGGCGGTTCAGAAAGGGGACACTTGAGTCTGCCCAACGGCAGTAGCGCTGATCTGGTCAGCTGACCTGGCCTGCAAATTAATCCCAACTGAAGGCCCATGTCTCTGTACAAACGGTAAAAACAGTGTAGTTAATAAAATTAGTTGGTAGAGGACAGCAAGTTAATTCACAGTCAGGCACGGAGTTCCCCTTGCCTTTGATCACAGActcttgtgacatcacagacattCCTTCCTGTCAAGTTCTCAAGGGTTGCAGCTATAGTCAACACTGCCAGTCAAAGATCCCAGCACTCCACACAAACTCCTTCGAAAAGTTTAGGGgttttggataaaaaaaaaaacagtatacgtatatataaataaataataataaaattacgTCCACAGAGGCACACGTGTAACGGTTCACCAACGTCTTCACTATGTTAGTAACCAAccacatagacacacagctgaTACCAGCCTCCGAAAGATCTGATCGCCCTGCAGGCAAACATTTTGGGCCATTTAGTGTCGCATTTTAGTCCCCAGTAACCCAGGGCAGTTCTGATGGGCAGAATAAAAGGGGTGtggtcagggggggggggagggggtggagtcacATGGGGTTGTAGGAAGTGTAGCCTCCCTCGTGGATCCTGCAGTAGTCCTGGCCCAACAGCGCCCTCTTCTTGCAGGGAAGACCGGTCTTGGTGGTGCCGTGACAGAGCTGCCTGCCCGAGGCTGAGCTGAGGAGGACCGCAGAGAAACCCGCtgaccttcatcatcatcatcagcatcgcTCCCGTCAACACTAGCGCCATCATTATCCCCGTCAACAACATcaccactactactaccaccatcaccatcatcctcATCACTATCAGA
Encoded proteins:
- the LOC118225110 gene encoding uncharacterized protein LOC118225110: MAAFMEQGVQMEFPWNRLRVLELIDLYKIEDVLWNISNRDYHNKAMRQAALVRLSAKLAAPVHEVNKKLMNLRTYYSKELAKVKRSRVRAAAAGGGEVYRSQWPYFHFMDHFLSPHVVPRKSHTQELREENGEVEVELEGEVEQTEALSPVVISPAPPTPPPPPLPAPGPAPGLRWSLSSFPEVRVARRRAVETPPLCGAKRHREDLLLREAVRAYKTTAATASLVPAPLAPADVDDVFGRHVANELRLVGDLRAKQYAKLQIQNILFQAQFGLSSPFPSSAGPPSPDGLPLDTELPPDPAFLHLQMPSSSSSYPHADRGNPSLQVLKSSPRSLEPSE
- the gfus gene encoding GDP-L-fucose synthase isoform X4, which codes for MESGAGPMRVLVTGGTGLVGRAIERVVSEEGGARDGERWTFLSSRDADLTDAAETRAVFEKHRPTHVIHLAAMVGGLFRNMRQNLDFWRNNVHINDNVLQTAHEMGVVKVVSCLSTCIFPDKTTYPIDESMIHNGPPHQSNFGYSYAKRMIDVQNRGYFQQYGRRFTAVIPTNVFGPHDNFNIADGHVLPGLIHKAYIAQKQGSPLQVWGSGTPRRQFIYSLDLARLFLWVLREYDEIDPIILSVGEEDEVSIKEAAECVVDALGFKGQIVVSFQKWNTHTHTHTLLSSPALNLWCQFDSSKADGQFKKTASNGKLRRYLPEFPFTPFSQAVKETCDWFVANYDTARK
- the gfus gene encoding GDP-L-fucose synthase isoform X2, whose product is MESGAGPMRVLVTGGTGLVGRAIERVVSEEGGARDGERWTFLSSRDADLTDAAETRAVFEKHRPTHVIHLAAMVGGLFRNMRQNLDFWRNNVHINDNVLQTAHEMGVVKVVSCLSTCIFPDKTTYPIDESMIHNGPPHQSNFGYSYAKRMIDVQNRGYFQQYGRRFTAVIPTNVFGPHDNFNIADGHVLPGLIHKAYIAQKQGSPLQVWGSGTPRRQFIYSLDLARLFLWVLREYDEIDPIILSVGEEDEVSIKEAAECVVDALGFKGQIVFDSSKADGQFKKTASNGKLRRYLPEFPFTPFSQGQSSPSSPSRPSPKVRAPRVPLHALLPRSELPEFPFTPFSQGQSSPSSPSRPSPKVRAPRVPLHALLPRSELPEFPFTPFSQGQSSPSSPSRPSPKVRAPRVPLHALLPRSELPEFPFTPFSQGQSSPSSPSRPSPKVRAPRVPLHALLPRSELPEFPFTPFSQGQSSPSSPSRPSPKVRAPRVPLHALLPRSELPEFPFTPFSQGQSSPSSPSRPSPKVRAPRVPLHTLLPRSELPEFPFTPFSQGQSSPSSPSRPSPKVRAPRVPLHALLPRSELPEFPFTPFSQGQSSPSSPSRPSPKVRAPRVPLHALLPRSELPEFPFTPFSQGQSSPSSPSRPSPKVRAPRVPLHALLPRSELPEFPFTPFSQAVKETCDWFVANYDTARK
- the gfus gene encoding GDP-L-fucose synthase isoform X1 produces the protein MESGAGPMRVLVTGGTGLVGRAIERVVSEEGGARDGERWTFLSSRDADLTDAAETRAVFEKHRPTHVIHLAAMVGGLFRNMRQNLDFWRNNVHINDNVLQTAHEMGVVKVVSCLSTCIFPDKTTYPIDESMIHNGPPHQSNFGYSYAKRMIDVQNRGYFQQYGRRFTAVIPTNVFGPHDNFNIADGHVLPGLIHKAYIAQKQGSPLQVWGSGTPRRQFIYSLDLARLFLWVLREYDEIDPIILSVGEEDEVSIKEAAECVVDALGFKGQIVVSFQKWNTHTHTHTLLSSPALNLWCQFDSSKADGQFKKTASNGKLRRYLPEFPFTPFSQGQSSPSSPSRPSPKVRAPRVPLHALLPRSELPEFPFTPFSQGQSSPSSPSRPSPKVRAPRVPLHALLPRSELPEFPFTPFSQGQSSPSSPSRPSPKVRAPRVPLHALLPRSELPEFPFTPFSQGQSSPSSPSRPSPKVRAPRVPLHALLPRSELPEFPFTPFSQGQSSPSSPSRPSPKVRAPRVPLHALLPRSELPEFPFTPFSQGQSSPSSPSRPSPKVRAPRVPLHTLLPRSELPEFPFTPFSQGQSSPSSPSRPSPKVRAPRVPLHALLPRSELPEFPFTPFSQGQSSPSSPSRPSPKVRAPRVPLHALLPRSELPEFPFTPFSQGQSSPSSPSRPSPKVRAPRVPLHALLPRSELPEFPFTPFSQAVKETCDWFVANYDTARK
- the gfus gene encoding GDP-L-fucose synthase isoform X3, whose translation is MESGAGPMRVLVTGGTGLVGRAIERVVSEEGGARDGERWTFLSSRDADLTDAAETRAVFEKHRPTHVIHLAAMVGGLFRNMRQNLDFWRNNVHINDNVLQTAHEMGVVKVVSCLSTCIFPDKTTYPIDESMIHNGPPHQSNFGYSYAKRMIDVQNRGYFQQYGRRFTAVIPTNVFGPHDNFNIADGHVLPGLIHKAYIAQKQGSPLQVWGSGTPRRQFIYSLDLARLFLWVLREYDEIDPIILSVGEEDEVSIKEAAECVVDALGFKGQIVVSFQKWNTHTHTHTLLSSPALNLWCQFDSSKADGQFKKTASNGKLRRYLPEFPFTPFSQGQSSPSSPSRPSPKVRAPRVPLHALLPRSELPEFPFTPFSQGQSSPSSPSRPSPKVRAPRVPLHALLPRSELPEFPFTPFSQGQSSPSSPSRPSPKVRAPRVPLHALLPRSELPEFPFTPFSQGQSSPSSPSRPSPKVRAPRVPLHALLPRSELPEFPFTPFSQGQSSPSSPSRPSPKVRAPRVPLHALLPRSELPEFPFTPFSQGQSSPSSPSRPSPKVRAPRVPLHTLLPRSELPEFPFTPFSQGQSSPSSPSRPSPKVRAPRVPLHALLPRSELPEFPFTPFSQGQSSPSSPSRPSPKVRAPRVPLHALLPRSELPEFPFTPFSQAVKETCDWFVANYDTARK
- the gfus gene encoding GDP-L-fucose synthase isoform X5 translates to MESGAGPMRVLVTGGTGLVGRAIERVVSEEGGARDGERWTFLSSRDADLTDAAETRAVFEKHRPTHVIHLAAMVGGLFRNMRQNLDFWRNNVHINDNVLQTAHEMGVVKVVSCLSTCIFPDKTTYPIDESMIHNGPPHQSNFGYSYAKRMIDVQNRGYFQQYGRRFTAVIPTNVFGPHDNFNIADGHVLPGLIHKAYIAQKQGSPLQVWGSGTPRRQFIYSLDLARLFLWVLREYDEIDPIILSVGEEDEVSIKEAAECVVDALGFKGQIVFDSSKADGQFKKTASNGKLRRYLPEFPFTPFSQAVKETCDWFVANYDTARK